The following proteins are co-located in the Acanthochromis polyacanthus isolate Apoly-LR-REF ecotype Palm Island chromosome 7, KAUST_Apoly_ChrSc, whole genome shotgun sequence genome:
- the LOC110969538 gene encoding zinc finger protein 37-like, with protein MNPVMYPVQSVRKFVCDRLTEAAQEILGVFEQRVEGYQAELARQRRLLDSVFLPEIKLQRADLPQISPGENRQIHQNQIKDEHEEISISEQQQQKTGRSKSTPASGPSVCGDRSHHSDSDQTRSAANKDPQTNISDKSGSDGESSVEKQLSSQYSHEAESLGSATPTRHNEFAPDPESYDENTASTVNNEQSPDKRSNEEDTTLATNNEQSSDKQSDGENMKLTTSAEESLNNNEAHATSTSTKEVTMIEKSNSETTESAASTKPGPNKRSKKTTTATRSSRRTSNKKQGDENPPANVKSESTPNMKSQDGRSASAGSEKSDNNSLAPTRSTKLTPNKKPDPKKNSDSDQKSSNTSANPSTKRKPSNRKSASSRSTTRTASKNHTNESTRSNGDTQPDAKCHDDTTTASTEPKRNKKTNEKTETNGGTDQTANRKPSEGNVISTSSTKPAQSKKRSDVNATSAGNNEPTQNQNGNGENTSAAESTESTPNKKRRTTSTRSDEGATKKKTNSETKVSKTGREASLLQNKEGATSCSDSAQKKIHQDESIASSMDGNAAGKAKNHDNPYKCDICGKVKSNFKNYKFHMKSHTVEKTFKCHICGKKFRESWYLSNHIETHSAERPFPCDVCGKRFLRRYNLDLHLRVHTGERPFKCNHCGKSFSSPVNLKKHIRIHTGERPYRCSDCGKSFRDCTSFKNHRRVHTGEKPYKCTYCKKKFATGTTLKIHIRTHTGEKPYKCDVCNKRFGHKTDLKEHTRLHTGEKPYECKSCEEKFSTWLKLHKHKRVHTTDGQSSPK; from the coding sequence ATCTTCCCCAGATATCTCCCGGTGAGAACAGACAGATTCACCAGAACCAGATTAAAGATGAACATGAGGAAATATCCATCAGtgagcaacagcagcagaagactgGCCGTTCTAAGTCGACTCCAGCTTCTGGTCCAAGTGTCTGCGGTGATCGGTCCCACCATTCAGACTCCGACCAAACGCGGAGTGCAGCGAATAAAGATCCCCAAACCAACATCTCAGACAAATCTGGATCTGACGGGGAGAGTTCTGTAGAAAAACAGCTCTCCTCTCAATACTCACATGAAGCTGAGAGCCTTGGAAGCGCAACCCCAACAAGACATAATGAGTTTGCGCCAGATCCGGAAAGCTACGACGAGAACACAGCATCAACTGTGAATAATGAGCAGTCGCCAGATAAGAGAAGCAATGAAGAGGACACAACATTAGCTACAAATAATGAGCAGTCATCAGATAAGCAAAGCGATGGAGAGAACATGAAGTTAACTACAAGCGCTGAGGAAAGCTTAAATAATAATGAAGCACACGCAACATCAACCAGTACTAAGGAGGTAACAATGATTGAGAAATCCAACAGTGAGACGACAGAATCAGCTGCAAGTACTAAGCCAGGACCAAATAAGAGAAGCAAAAAGACGACAACAGCAACTAGAAGCTCCCGTCGAACGTCTAATAAGAAGCAGGGTGATGAGAATCCTCCAGCAAATGTGAAAAGTGAGTCGACACCAAACATGAAAAGCCAGGATGGGAGATCAGCCTCAGCTGGGAGTGAGAAAAGCGACAATAACAGCCTAGCACCAACAAGAAGCACTAAACTAACGCCAAACAAGAAACCTGACCCAAAAAAGAACAGTGATAGTGATCAGAAATCATCAAATACAAGTGCTAATCCATCAACAAAAAGGAAACCCAGCAACAGAAAATCAGCATCAAGTAGAAGTACCACAAGAACAGCAAGCAAGAACCACACTAATGAGAGCACAAGATCAAATGGAGATACTCAGCCTGATGCTAAATGTCATGATGACACAACAACTGCAAGTACTGAGCCAAAgagaaataagaaaacaaatgagaaGACAGAAACCAATGGAGGCACGGATCAGACAGCAAATAGGAAACCCAGTGAGGGGAACGTGATATCAACTTCAAGCACTAAACCAGCACAAAGTAAGAAACGCAGTGATGTGAACGCAACCTCTGCTGGAAACAATGAGCCAACGCAAAATCAGAATGGTAATGGTGAGAACACATCAGCCGCTGAAAGTACTGAATCAACACCGAATAAGAAACGGAGAACAACATCAACTCGAAGCGATGAGggagcaacaaaaaagaaaactaacagtgaaaccaaagtgtcaaaaacaGGTAGAGAGGCGTCACTACTACAAAACAAGGAAGGTGCAACGTCATGCAGTGATTCAGCACAAAAGAAGATACACCAGGATGAGAGTATCGCATCAAGTATGGACGGGAATGCAGCTGGAAAAGCCAAGAACCATGACAATCCCTACAAGTGCGACATCTGCGGTAAAGTGAAGAGCAATttcaaaaactacaaatttCACATGAAATCTCACACCGTCGAAAAGACTTTCAAGTGCCACATTTGTGGGAAAAAATTCAGAGAGAGCTGGTATTTGAGTAATCATATAGAAACTCACTCTGCTGAGAGGCCTTTCCCATGCGACGTTTGCGGAAAGAGATTCCTCCGCCGTTACAACCTGGACCTCCATCTTAGGGTTCACACCGGGGAGAGACCGTTCAAATGCAACCACTGTGGGAAAAGCTTCAGCTCTCCCGTGAATTTGAAGAAGCACATCAGaatccacacaggtgagagaCCTTACAGATGCAGCGACTGCGGGAAAAGCTTCAGAGATTGTACCTCCTTCAAAAATCACCGTCGAGTGCACACGGGGGAAAAGCCCTATAAGTGTACGTACTGCAAGAAAAAATTCGCTACAGGGACGACTTTGAAGAttcacatcaggacacacacgGGTGAAAAACCATACAAGTGTGATGTGTGCAATAAGAGGTTTGGTCACAAAACAGATCTGAAAGAGCACACGAGGTTGCATACTGGGGAAAAGCCTTATGAATGCAAGAGTTGTGAGGAAAAGTTCTCCACATGGTTAAAACTCCACAAACATAAGCGTGTCCACACAACTGATGGACAAAGCTCCCCTAAATAA